In Serratia sp. FDAARGOS_506, a genomic segment contains:
- the rclA gene encoding reactive chlorine resistance oxidoreductase RclA codes for MYDYQAIIIGFGKAGKTLAAFLAGQGWRVAMVEASAQMYGGTCINIGCIPTKTLVHDAELHGPGEQAFSQAMARKRQVTGLLREKNYQNLAGLEQVTVIDGRAEFIDPHRISVQGVAGTQVLSGERIFINTGAVSRRPAIDGLDRSQRSYDSTGLLQLTQRPARLGIIGGGYIGLEFASMFAQFGSAVTVFEEAGALLGREDRDMAQAIQQILSDAGVSFTFNAGVKQVRDVEGGVEVVHQGGVQQFDVLLVAAGRVPNTAGLQLARAGVETDERGAVRVDAQLRSSVPHIWALGDVNGGPQFTYISLDDFRIVRDSLFGAGKRSTADRGAVPYSVFITPSFSRIGLSEDQARQQGRDIKVATLPAAAIPRARVLGDTRGLLKAVVDAQTGQILGVALLCRDAHEMINIVKTAMDAGLPYTRLRDQLFTHPTMSESLNDLFGLIG; via the coding sequence ATGTACGATTATCAGGCGATTATCATCGGTTTTGGCAAGGCCGGCAAAACGCTGGCGGCCTTTCTGGCCGGGCAGGGATGGCGCGTGGCGATGGTGGAGGCGTCGGCGCAGATGTATGGCGGCACCTGCATCAACATCGGCTGCATCCCGACCAAAACGCTGGTGCACGATGCCGAGCTTCACGGGCCGGGCGAACAGGCGTTCAGCCAGGCAATGGCGCGCAAGCGGCAGGTGACCGGCCTGCTGCGGGAGAAAAACTATCAAAACCTGGCGGGGCTTGAACAGGTCACGGTGATCGACGGACGGGCGGAGTTTATCGATCCACACCGCATCAGCGTGCAGGGTGTGGCGGGAACGCAGGTGCTGAGCGGCGAGCGCATCTTCATCAACACTGGCGCCGTCAGCCGCCGGCCGGCGATCGACGGGTTGGATCGTTCGCAGCGGAGTTACGACAGCACCGGCCTGCTGCAGTTGACGCAGCGGCCCGCGCGGTTGGGTATTATCGGCGGCGGCTATATCGGGCTGGAGTTCGCTTCGATGTTCGCGCAGTTCGGCAGCGCCGTGACGGTATTCGAAGAGGCGGGGGCGTTGCTCGGCCGGGAAGACCGCGATATGGCGCAGGCGATACAGCAAATCCTGAGCGATGCAGGGGTCAGCTTCACGTTTAACGCCGGTGTGAAGCAGGTGCGCGATGTGGAAGGGGGCGTTGAGGTGGTGCATCAGGGCGGCGTACAGCAGTTTGATGTGCTGCTGGTAGCTGCCGGGCGCGTACCGAACACTGCCGGTTTGCAGCTGGCGCGCGCCGGTGTTGAGACGGATGAGCGTGGTGCCGTGCGGGTGGACGCGCAGTTGCGCAGCAGCGTGCCGCATATCTGGGCGCTGGGGGACGTCAACGGCGGGCCGCAGTTTACCTATATCTCGCTGGACGATTTCCGCATTGTGCGCGACAGCCTGTTCGGCGCGGGTAAACGCAGCACGGCCGATCGCGGCGCGGTGCCTTACTCGGTGTTCATCACACCCAGCTTCTCGCGCATCGGCCTCAGCGAAGATCAGGCCCGGCAGCAGGGGCGCGACATTAAGGTCGCCACGCTGCCGGCGGCGGCGATCCCGCGTGCCCGCGTGCTGGGCGACACGCGCGGCCTGCTGAAGGCGGTGGTCGATGCGCAGACCGGCCAAATCCTCGGCGTGGCGCTGCTGTGCCGTGATGCCCACGAGATGATCAACATCGTCAAAACGGCGATGGACGCCGGGCTGCCCTATACCCGGCTGCGCGATCAGCTGTTCACCCACCCGACCATGAGCGAGTCGCTGAACGACCTGTTTGGGCTGATAGGGTAA
- a CDS encoding DUF302 domain-containing protein, with protein MGQETRTVESAYAYQETRQRIISTAEQKGVTLFAELDHARAAREHHLAMPPTTVLVLGNPLAGTPLMLARPALALDLPFRVLIAQDERGKTQVSYHPAESLKRSAGADERQIAALRPLERLVEAAIR; from the coding sequence ATGGGGCAAGAAACCCGAACGGTAGAGAGCGCCTACGCTTATCAGGAGACGCGTCAGCGCATTATCAGCACGGCCGAGCAGAAGGGCGTGACGCTGTTTGCCGAGCTCGATCACGCGAGAGCGGCACGTGAGCATCATCTGGCGATGCCGCCTACCACGGTGCTGGTGCTGGGCAACCCGCTGGCGGGCACGCCGCTGATGCTGGCGCGGCCGGCGTTGGCGCTGGATCTGCCGTTCAGGGTGCTGATTGCGCAAGACGAGCGGGGCAAAACGCAGGTCAGCTACCACCCGGCGGAAAGTTTAAAGCGGAGCGCCGGGGCTGACGAACGACAGATCGCGGCGCTGAGGCCGCTGGAGCGGTTAGTTGAGGCTGCAATACGCTGA
- the sbmC gene encoding DNA gyrase inhibitor SbmC, with protein MSVRIIDKAAEKVVGVRVVGPYPQTIPQGSQQLLAWRQHHGVPFGKWLVLYWDDPAEVAPEKLRADVVMSVADDFALPAGSEGVTVQTLPAGQYAVYHVRISDGDFERVWGEFYQKLLPASGYQPVEGVSYEHYLNDCEADGYFDLDIYQTVKKW; from the coding sequence ATGAGCGTGAGGATTATCGATAAAGCGGCGGAGAAGGTGGTGGGGGTCAGAGTCGTGGGGCCGTATCCGCAGACGATTCCGCAGGGCTCGCAGCAACTGCTGGCATGGCGGCAGCACCACGGCGTGCCGTTCGGCAAATGGCTGGTGCTGTATTGGGACGATCCGGCGGAAGTGGCGCCGGAAAAGCTGCGCGCCGACGTGGTGATGAGCGTCGCGGACGATTTTGCGCTGCCGGCAGGCAGCGAGGGCGTAACCGTGCAGACGCTGCCCGCCGGGCAGTATGCGGTCTACCATGTGCGCATCAGCGATGGCGACTTCGAGCGGGTATGGGGCGAGTTCTATCAGAAGCTGCTGCCGGCCAGCGGCTACCAGCCGGTTGAGGGGGTGAGCTACGAACACTATCTCAACGACTGCGAGGCCGACGGCTATTTCGACCTCGATATTTACCAGACGGTGAAGAAGTGGTGA
- the rclC gene encoding reactive chlorine resistance membrane protein RclC has translation MKILFFLSKGDKLGLTLIRLSIAIVFLWIGLLKFIPYEADSITPFVANSPLMSFFYDMPQDYKAHLTHEGELNLDARAWQQANNTYGFSNGLGVVEVAIALLVLANPLSKWLGLLGGMLSFCTPLVTLTFLATTPEAWVPALGDAHHGFPYLSGAGRLVLKDTLMLAGAVMIMADSARSVLEKQWRGKAA, from the coding sequence ATGAAAATACTATTCTTTCTGAGCAAGGGCGACAAGCTGGGATTAACGCTGATTCGCCTCAGCATTGCCATCGTCTTTTTATGGATTGGCCTGCTCAAATTCATTCCTTACGAAGCGGACAGCATCACGCCGTTCGTCGCCAACAGCCCGCTGATGTCGTTTTTCTATGACATGCCGCAGGACTATAAGGCGCACCTGACGCACGAAGGCGAACTGAACCTCGATGCTCGCGCCTGGCAGCAGGCCAATAATACCTATGGTTTTTCCAACGGTCTGGGCGTGGTAGAGGTGGCGATCGCGCTGCTGGTGCTGGCCAATCCCCTCTCCAAATGGCTGGGGCTGTTGGGCGGCATGCTCTCCTTTTGCACGCCGCTGGTGACGCTGACCTTTTTGGCCACCACCCCGGAGGCCTGGGTGCCGGCGCTGGGCGATGCGCATCACGGCTTCCCTTATCTTTCCGGCGCCGGGCGCCTGGTGCTGAAGGACACGCTGATGCTGGCGGGCGCGGTGATGATCATGGCGGATTCGGCGCGCAGTGTGCTCGAGAAACAGTGGCGGGGGAAGGCCGCATGA
- the kynA gene encoding tryptophan 2,3-dioxygenase yields MNKRELESAIVTDFSKRMSYGDYLCLDSLLDCQHPLSNPPHHDEMLFVIQHQTSELWMKLMLHELRAAVRLVQQDKLSHCFKILARVKQIQRLLFEQWAVLETLTPSEYVEFRDVLGSSSGFQSHQYRSIEFLLGNKNAAMLAVFSSDAEKHAALKAILEAPSLYDEYLLYLARHGLPIPQECLERDWTQPYQRNPDLLPAFKVIYDNPQTYWEAYEMAEKLVDIEESFHLWRFRHMKTVERIIGFKSGTGGSSGVSFLKKALDLTFFPELLDVRTEIGA; encoded by the coding sequence ATGAACAAACGGGAATTAGAAAGCGCGATTGTCACCGATTTTTCCAAACGCATGAGCTATGGCGACTACCTGTGCCTGGACTCGCTGCTGGACTGCCAGCACCCGCTCTCCAACCCGCCGCATCATGACGAAATGCTGTTCGTGATACAGCACCAAACCTCCGAACTGTGGATGAAGCTGATGCTGCACGAGCTACGGGCGGCAGTGCGGCTGGTGCAGCAGGACAAACTCAGCCACTGCTTCAAAATCCTTGCGCGCGTCAAACAGATCCAGCGGCTGCTGTTCGAACAGTGGGCGGTGCTGGAAACGCTGACGCCGTCGGAGTACGTCGAGTTTCGCGATGTGCTGGGCAGCTCGTCGGGCTTCCAGTCGCACCAATACCGCTCGATCGAGTTCCTGCTCGGCAACAAGAATGCGGCGATGTTGGCGGTGTTCAGCAGCGATGCGGAAAAACACGCGGCGCTGAAGGCGATCCTCGAAGCGCCGAGCCTGTACGACGAATACTTGCTGTACCTGGCGCGCCACGGCCTGCCGATCCCGCAGGAGTGCCTCGAGCGCGACTGGACGCAGCCCTATCAGCGCAACCCGGATCTGCTGCCGGCGTTCAAAGTGATCTACGACAACCCGCAGACCTACTGGGAAGCCTATGAAATGGCGGAGAAGCTGGTGGATATCGAAGAGAGCTTCCACCTGTGGCGCTTCCGCCATATGAAAACGGTGGAGCGGATCATCGGCTTTAAGTCGGGTACCGGCGGTTCCAGCGGCGTCAGCTTCCTGAAAAAGGCGTTGGATCTGACCTTTTTCCCCGAGTTGCTGGACGTGCGCACCGAAATCGGCGCCTGA
- a CDS encoding type VI secretion system Vgr family protein: protein MLDRIIAHTPLGQEQLLFRSLDGIEALSTPFDFSIELLSTDARLDRKALLGQPLTLEIPTQGFLSAPRYLNGKITAIAVSSEEIGGTRYAVYNLHVQPDLWPMTKDRNFRIFQEQTVPQIVKTLLAEHNVQLEDQLTGDYRLWGYCVQYNESSFNFISRLMELEGIYYYFKHEMGKHTLVLGDAPHHHQPYPGYEMIPYHLTPSGGSTSEEGISQWTLSDRVTPGIYSLDDYDFRKPNAWLFQARQNPVSPTPGQIDFYDWPGRYTEHQQGEFYARVRQEAWQAEHQQIRGTATAMGIAPGSTFTLYNAPHADDNREYLTLQANYHLKENRYASGDDQSSEHRIDFTVLPADVPWHPPQQATWPKTHGPQTARVVGPAGESIWTDKYGRIKVKFHWDRFGPKDDGSSCWVRVSSAWAGQGYGGVQIPRVNDEVVVDFINGDPDRPIVTGRVYNEASMPPWALPAAATQMGFMSRTKDGTADNANALRFEDKAGAEQVWIQAERNMDTLVKNDESHSIANDHTHLVGGNQIKRVVLNQATGVKGDASALTGKTRSDAVVNAFTLGSGESLRLECGESVIELLANGQINITGTSFNITVKEDGEINTGGQLDLNQPGGAARTAAPGGGHQAAIQSAVDQLFPNAEASGTPGKPVNATPRAAATVPPSITQNAQSTTKPGRIDNRVVESVMASEGGAGEQGGRRELYGFRQGNGTAYDKILAARNQYGQGSAEEFEEVSKAMSASAKSAGALNFTDPGKQGAITSLAHMRGSSGAQAILNSMESGRIVKADTLTPEAISKIESMSSENFQDNLLKARVEYDKAIYGNTITTQGGKQYNWWARYGNGLQKRYAREAEEFLKLSSE, encoded by the coding sequence ATGTTGGATCGCATTATTGCGCACACGCCGCTGGGCCAGGAGCAACTGCTGTTCCGCTCACTGGACGGCATCGAAGCGCTTTCCACCCCTTTCGACTTCTCTATTGAATTGCTGAGCACCGACGCGCGGCTCGATCGCAAAGCGCTGCTCGGCCAACCGCTGACGCTGGAGATCCCGACTCAGGGCTTTCTCAGTGCCCCGCGCTACCTGAACGGCAAGATCACCGCCATCGCCGTCAGCAGCGAAGAGATCGGCGGCACCCGCTACGCGGTGTATAACCTGCACGTGCAGCCGGATCTGTGGCCGATGACCAAGGACCGCAACTTCCGCATCTTCCAGGAACAGACGGTGCCGCAGATCGTCAAGACTCTGCTGGCGGAGCACAACGTGCAGCTGGAAGATCAGCTGACCGGCGACTATCGCCTGTGGGGCTACTGCGTGCAGTACAACGAAAGCAGCTTCAACTTCATCAGCCGCCTGATGGAGTTGGAGGGCATCTATTACTATTTCAAACACGAAATGGGCAAACACACGCTGGTGCTCGGGGACGCCCCCCACCATCACCAGCCCTATCCCGGCTATGAGATGATCCCCTACCACCTGACGCCGTCGGGCGGCAGCACCAGCGAGGAAGGCATCAGCCAGTGGACGTTGTCCGATCGCGTCACGCCGGGCATCTACAGCCTGGACGACTACGATTTCCGCAAACCGAACGCCTGGCTGTTCCAGGCGCGGCAAAACCCGGTCTCGCCGACGCCGGGGCAAATCGACTTTTACGACTGGCCGGGCCGCTACACCGAGCATCAGCAGGGCGAGTTCTACGCCCGCGTACGCCAGGAGGCCTGGCAGGCCGAACATCAGCAGATCCGGGGCACCGCCACCGCGATGGGCATCGCTCCCGGCAGCACCTTTACGCTGTATAACGCCCCACACGCCGACGACAACCGCGAGTACCTGACGCTGCAGGCCAACTACCATCTGAAAGAGAATCGCTACGCCAGCGGCGACGATCAAAGCAGCGAACACCGTATCGACTTCACCGTGCTGCCGGCGGACGTGCCCTGGCATCCGCCGCAGCAGGCCACCTGGCCGAAAACCCACGGGCCGCAGACCGCCCGGGTGGTCGGCCCGGCCGGCGAATCGATCTGGACCGACAAATACGGCCGCATCAAGGTGAAATTCCACTGGGATCGGTTCGGACCGAAAGACGACGGCAGCTCCTGCTGGGTGCGCGTCTCCAGCGCCTGGGCCGGCCAGGGCTACGGCGGCGTGCAGATCCCACGCGTCAACGACGAAGTGGTGGTGGACTTTATCAACGGCGATCCGGATCGGCCGATCGTCACCGGGCGCGTCTATAACGAAGCCAGCATGCCGCCGTGGGCGCTGCCGGCCGCCGCCACCCAGATGGGTTTTATGAGTCGCACCAAGGACGGTACCGCCGACAACGCCAACGCCCTGCGCTTCGAAGACAAGGCCGGCGCCGAACAGGTGTGGATCCAGGCAGAGCGCAACATGGACACCCTGGTGAAAAACGATGAAAGCCACAGCATCGCTAACGACCACACGCATCTGGTGGGCGGTAACCAGATCAAACGGGTGGTGCTCAATCAGGCCACCGGCGTCAAAGGCGATGCCTCCGCGCTGACCGGCAAAACGCGCAGCGACGCCGTGGTCAACGCCTTTACCCTCGGCTCCGGCGAGTCGCTGCGGCTGGAGTGCGGTGAAAGCGTAATCGAGCTGCTGGCGAACGGCCAAATCAACATCACCGGCACCAGCTTCAATATCACGGTGAAAGAGGACGGAGAGATCAATACCGGCGGCCAGTTGGATCTCAACCAGCCCGGCGGCGCCGCACGCACCGCCGCACCGGGCGGCGGCCATCAGGCGGCGATCCAGAGCGCCGTCGATCAGCTGTTCCCGAACGCGGAGGCGAGTGGTACGCCGGGAAAGCCGGTTAACGCCACCCCTCGGGCGGCGGCGACAGTACCGCCATCTATCACGCAGAATGCTCAATCGACAACAAAACCCGGCAGAATTGATAATCGGGTTGTTGAATCGGTCATGGCTTCTGAAGGGGGGGCTGGAGAACAAGGTGGACGGCGTGAGTTATACGGATTCAGACAAGGGAATGGCACTGCCTATGACAAGATCCTCGCGGCTCGTAACCAATATGGCCAAGGCAGCGCTGAAGAGTTTGAGGAAGTATCCAAAGCAATGAGTGCATCGGCGAAGTCTGCCGGGGCACTGAATTTTACCGATCCAGGAAAACAAGGGGCAATAACCTCATTGGCGCATATGCGTGGTTCATCTGGCGCACAAGCGATCCTGAACTCCATGGAATCCGGACGAATAGTTAAGGCTGATACCTTAACACCAGAGGCAATATCCAAAATTGAAAGCATGTCATCGGAAAACTTTCAGGATAATTTACTTAAAGCCCGGGTAGAATACGATAAAGCAATATATGGGAATACCATCACGACGCAGGGTGGTAAACAGTACAACTGGTGGGCCCGTTATGGTAATGGCCTGCAAAAACGGTATGCCCGGGAAGCAGAAGAATTTTTAAAGTTATCAAGCGAGTGA